In Chaetodon auriga isolate fChaAug3 chromosome 7, fChaAug3.hap1, whole genome shotgun sequence, a genomic segment contains:
- the trappc6bl gene encoding trafficking protein particle complex subunit 6B, like gives MADESLFDFLHMEMVSHVYKEQQSGKGEMDNKDRAVCVSVLESMGFRVGQGLIERLTRDTPSFKDELDVMKFICKDFWTKVFRRQVDNLRTNHQGTYVLQDNKFSLLTQMSSGKQYLDQAPKYLAFSCGVVRGALSNLGLESVVTAEVSVMPSCKFQVVIQKL, from the exons ATGGCAGACGAGTCTCTGTTTGACTTTCTCCATATGGAGATGGTGTCACATGTGTACAAGGAGCAGCAATCCGGCAAAGGAGAGATGGATAACAAG GACAGAGCTGTCTGCGTTTCTGTCCTGGAAAGCATGGGCTTCAGGGTTGGACAAGGACTCATTGAGAG GTTGACCAGGGACACTCCCAGCTTCAAGGATGAGCTGGATGTGATGAAGTTCATCTGTAAAGACTTCTGGACAAAGGTGTTCAGGAGGCAGGTCGACAACCTCAGAACAAACCATCAG GGTACCTATGTTCTGCAGGACAACAAGTTTTCTCTGCTGACTCAGATGTCCAGCGGGAAACAGTACCTGGATCAGGCTCCTAAA tatCTTGCTTTTTCGTGTGGCGTGGTGAGAGGAGCTCTGTCCAATCTAGGTCTGGAAAGTGTGGTGACAGCCGAGGTCTCTGTTATGCCATCCT GTAAGTTCCAGGTGGTGATCCAGAAGTTGTGA
- the bloc1s3 gene encoding biogenesis of lysosome-related organelles complex 1 subunit 3, with translation MSSRYQIVVQGEASETDSDDEVYITSMSAPQTATVGTKVPGEASETDSEVEEEEQTDRASSLSQESSQILRRDLPPLIVVRDHPDMQSIVEDRPSPTLRPHGETLLQQKLQESNCRLYSDVGQTVRQVYGSASREVQNATAQLNASQSAIINASHSIRLILDDLKAVSEKIDIITSCQILPDININNPNNYTAPLP, from the exons ATGTCCAGCAGGTACCAGATAGTGGTGCAAGGCGAGGCCTCTGAGACAGACTCTGATGATGAGGTCTACATCACCTCCATGTCTGCTCCTCAAACTGCCACAGTTGGAACCAAG GTTCCTGGGGAGGCatctgagacagacagtgaggtggaggaggaggagcagacggACCGAGCCTCTTCACTGAGCCAGGAGAGCTCCCAGATTCTCAGGCGAGACCTGCCCCCACTTATAGTAGTTAGAGACCATCCTGATATGCAGTCGATTGTGGAAGACAGACCAAGCCCCACATTGAGACCACATG GTGAGACCCTTTTACAACAGAAGCTACAGGAATCTAACTGCCGGCTGTACTCTGATGTGGGACAGACAGTACGGCAGGTCTACGGCAGTGCCAGTAGAGAG GTGCAGAATGCAACAGCTCAGCTGAATGCTTCACAGAGTGCCATCATCAATGCCTCGCACAGCATCAGATTAATCCTTGATGACCTGAAGGCTGTGTCCGAGAAGATTGACATCATCACCAGCTGTCAAATTCTACCTGATATTAACATCAATAATCCAAATAATTACACCGCTCCTCTACCTTAA